The following DNA comes from Arcobacter cloacae.
CACCTTATATTTTACATGGTTTAGAAGATGCATTTTTTGAACAAGGAACTATAATAAAAGCTTGTCCTGAAACATTAAAATTAATTAAAGCGATACCTGCAACAACTGAAGATTATGATACAGAATATTTAGCAAATATATTAAATATTAAAATTGTAAAAAATTGCGATGAAGCAATTTCTCATATTCAAAAACATGGTTCGGGTCATTCAGAATCGATTTTAAGTGAAAATTACACAACTGTAAATAAATTTTTAAATGAAGTTGATGCAGCTTGTGTTTATGCAAATGCAAGTACAAGATTTACAGATGGGGGCGCTTTTGGGTTAGGAGCTGAAGTTGGTATTTCAACAAATAAACTTCATTCAAGAGGACCTATGGGAATCAATGATTTAACAACATTTAAATATAAAATTTATGGCTCTGGTCAAATAAGAAATTAGGGAAAAAATGGGAAAAAAAATATTTCTAACACTAATTAGTGTTACTGTTGCCATCTTCTTTTGGTATTTTGTGGGTGAAAAAACTATTTTAAAAGATGATTCTAACTCTTTTTCAAAACTTCAATGCGTATCATATGCGCCTTTTGGGAAAGATGAATCTCCTTTTTTATTTGATAGTGGATTAGTAATTTCAGAAGAATTAGTAAAAAAAGATTTAAAACTACTTTCAAAATATACAGATTGTATTAGAACTTACTCAACATTAGGTTTGGAGATGATTCCTAAAATAGCAAGAGAAAATAATCTTCAAATGCTAATGGGAGCATGGGTTAGTAAAGATGAAAAACAGACAAAAGATGAACTTGATACTTTAATAAAACTTGCAAATGAAAATGCAGATATAGTAAAAGCTGTTATTGTTGGGAATGAAGTTTTATTAAGAGGAGATGTTTCTGATAAAAAATTATATGAATATATAAAACAGATAAAAGAAGCTCTTCCAAATACAAAAGTAACTTACGCTGATGTTTGGGAATATTGGGTTAAGTATCCACATATCAAAGATGTTACTGATTTTGTAACTATTCATATCTTACCTTATTGGGAAGACGAACCTATGAATATTCACGAATCAATAGAACATCTAGCAAGCGTAAGAGAAGAAGTTGAAGGGATATTAAAGACTTCAAATATTTTAATTGGTGAAACAGGTTGGCCAAGTGAAGGAAGATCAAGAGAAGATGCTATGCCTAGTAAAATTAATCAAGCACTTTTTGTAAGAGATTTTGTTAAATTAGCTGAAGAAAAAAATTGGGATTATAATATCATTGAAGCAGTTGATCAACCTTGGAAAAGAGTAAGTGAAGGAGCTGTTGGAGGTTTTTGGGGATTATTTGATAAAGATAGACTTGATAAAAATGTTTTTGCAGGAGATGTTTCAAACTTTCCAAACTATAAATATTTAGCTTTTGGTTCTATTTTACTAATTATTTTATTCTCTTTATTACTTAAAAATAGTGAAGTTTCTACAAAAAAACTTCTTCAATTTACAATAATAAATACTCTTTTTGCAATTTTATATATGCTTCAAGTTGAACAATACAATATCATTGCAAGAAATAATTTAGAAGGAACTTGGGCTATTTTACTTTTAATAACTCAAATTTTTGTTTATTATTTTATGCTTTCACATATATTAAAACCAAAAAGAATTGATGTAATTCCATCAGTTTTCTTCTATTTATCAGCATTTTTTGCTTTTATATTAAGTATGAATTTAGCATTTAATGGAAGATATGAAAATTTTGAAATTTATGGATTTATAATTTTAGCAATCTCATTTTTATGGTTATACTCTACTCAATATGAAAAATTAAATTTTGGTAAATTTGAAAAAGCCTTATCTTTAGTTTTAGTATTAAGTTCAATACTTATAGTTTATAATGAAACTTTCTTAAATATTTTCTCAAATATTTGGGTAATTATCGCATTAATTTTTGCATATATTTTAAATAAAGGTGCAAAAAATATTGGTTTATGTGATTTAAAACAAGTATCTATTTATACGCTAATTTTTGCAGCAATTTTTGTAGCTTTCAAACTAGGATTTGTTTCAAATAAAGAACTAGCAATAGCTTGTAACCTAGATTCAAACTCTTTATCTTGTTCAGTTAAAGACTTTATGGGAGCTTCTATTTATTTTGGATATGTAGGATTAATAACTATTATATTTGCAATAATTGCTTTTGTAGTAAACAAAAAGTCTTTTTCTATAATTGCTTTATTCTTAAGTATAGGTTCATTGATACTTTCAAATACTTTCTTAGGAGCTATTTCATTTATGATAGCTATTTATCTTCTAACAAAAGAAGATATAAAAAATCTTCAATAAAAAAAGGGAGTCTCAAAATGAGACCCCCTTTTTAAATCGTACTAAAACCTTTTAATCTCCACTTGGAATATATTCACCTTCTTGACCAATTATCTCTTCAATAGCTTTTACAGGGAAAGCTGGTAATTTAAATTTATCATTTTTAATATCAACATTAAAAACAGCAAATTTCGCTTCTTGAGTTTGAGTAATTCCCAAAGATTTAGTTATTAGTTTTAAAGGAACTGAATTATGAATCCAAATTTTATCTTCACCTAATTGCCAAACATCACATTTGTAACCTAAAATATTTTCTGTTCCTAGATTTTTTGCACCCATTTGTACAAAAGATTCATAATTTTTGATATTTTGAACAGGATTTTCTTCATCTAAAGCCAAAGATTGAGAATAAATCACCTCATCATTAAAATCAACTGTGAGCATTTTATTATTAACTATTTTAGATATAGTTCTCTCTTCTTCTTTTTCTCCCATGTTTGTTTGAACAATTTTTTCATCTACTAACTCTAAAGTTCCAAAATCTTTAAAATACAACTTACTTGTACCACTTAAAGTATTTCCACTTTCACTACCTTGAACATTTCCTACAATTTCATATTCAACAATTCCAGATTTTATGTCATATCTATTTGAATTTGCAAATAAATCAACAAAACCAAGAACTAACAATGTAAACACAACACTTATCTTTCCCACAATTTCATCCTCTTATAAATTGGCGAAATTATACATCTAAAGTATAAATAATGCAATAATTTTTAGACTTATTAAAATATATACCACCAAAGGAACACCATTTTTTTTTATGATAAAAAAAACAAAAGGAGCTATATATGACTTATGCTAAAAAAAGGTATCTTATCTATTTTATTAGTACCCTATTTATTATGACTTTACCATTTATAACAATAAATGGAAATCATATTTTATTATTATCATTTGATAAATTACAGTTTCATTTTATTGGAAACGTTTATAGTGTCAGCGAACTTTATATAATGCCATTTTTACTTATGTTTTTATTCATAGGTATTTTTGCAATAACTTCCATGTTTGGGAGAGTTTGGTGTGGTTGGGCTTGTCCTCAAACTATTTTTAGAGTGATTTACAGAGATTTGATAGAAAGTACAATTTTAGATTTAAGAAAAATAAATAATAAACAAAAAGATATAGATTACAATAAAAAATCAAATCAAATTAAAAAATATATATCTTTAATTTTATGGGGAATTATATCTTTAATTATCTCTTGTAATTTTATGTTGTATTTTGTTCCACCTGAAGATTTTTTTGTTTATATTCAAAATCCAGCTGAACATAGCTTTATGATTATATTTATTTTAAGTGTTGCCCTATTTTTAATTTATGACATTGTTTTTATGAAAGAAAATTTTTGTGTTTATGTATGTCCTTATTCAAGAATTCAATCTGTTTTATATGATGATAATACAAAACAAGTAACTTACGATTTTAATCGTGGTGGAAAAGTTTATGAAAATGGCGCTAAATCAATATTCAAAATAAAACAATGGAGTAATAATGAAGAGTGTACAACTTGCGAAGCTTGTGTCAAAGTTTGCCCGACACATATAGATATTAGAAAAGGCTTACAAGTTGAGTGTATAAACTGCCTTGAATGCAGTGATGCCTGTTCAACTGTTATGGGAAAACTAAATAAAGAGTCTTTGATAAATTGGGGAAGTACAAATAAAGTTTTAAACAAAAAAAATGTATCAATTTTCAGTAAAAAAAATATGACTTATTTTGTTTCATTGTTTTTATCTATATTTTTAGCTTTTTATTTCTCCCTTGAAAAAGAGAACTTTTTAGTAAATGTAAATAAAACAACAGAACTTTATAAACAAAATGAAGAAGGAATTATTTCAAATAACTATATTTTAACTATTCATAATACACAAGATAAAGATTATGTTTTTGATATTAAGTTAATTGAAAATAAAGATTTCAAAATAAAAAGATTTGAAAGTGTAAAACTAAAAGCTGGTGAAAAAACAAAACAAGTTTTAATCTTAGAAACAACAACTGATTTTAATAAATTAAAAAATAAACCATCTAAAATTTCAATTGAAATTTTTACAAATGAAGATGAAAAAGTAAAAGTTACAAGACAAATTGCGTTTTTTTATCCAAAAAACTAAAGAGCCTTTTCAATAAAGAGGGAAAATAAAACTCCCTCTTTTTTATTTTCCACCAAAATTTTTCCGCCAAAACTCTCTTCAATTATCATTTTTGATAAATAAAGCCCTATTCCAGTTCCCTCTTCTTTTGTAGAAAAATATGGTTCAAAAATCTTTTTTAGATTTTTTGCTTTTATTCCACCACCATTATCAGCTAGTTTTATTATTACCTCAGCACTAGAAGAAAAAACTTCTATTTTAATTTTTGGATTTTTTTTACTTTTTAAAACATCAATAGAGTTTGAAATAATTGCTATTAAAACTTGCGAAAGTTCACTTTTTACTCCAAATATTTTAACCTCTTCAAAGGTTTCAAATTTTGTTTCTAACTCTATATTATAAGTTTTTAAATCAGCACTCAAAATTGTTGTAGCATTTAAAATCGCATCTTTTACACTAAAAATTTCTTTCTCTTTTGAAACTGTATAAAACTCTTTAAAATCATCTATTGTTTTTGATAAAAAATTTAGTTGTTCATTTGCTTGAAAAACTTTTTTATCAAAATAGCTTTCATCTAAATTTTTATTTTCAAATCTTTTTTTTAGATTCATTAAAATATAAGAGATATTATTTAAAGGTTGTCTAAATTGGTGAGTTATATTTGCTATCATTTCACCTGATTTTACAAACTTTGATTGCTGTAAAACTAACTTTTCAAAATTTTTATTTTGTACTTTTAAATCGTTATATTTATAAGCTATCGAAATAGTAAAAAGCATCGCTTCAATGGCAAAAACCAATAAAACTAAATCAAAATATCCCCTTTGATTATAAAAATTTTTAAAATCAAAAATAAAAAGTAAAATACAAAAAACAGACCAACCAATAACATATATAAGCGTCGGTTTAAAACCTTGTTTTAGATTAAAAATAATTGAGATAAATAAAATTGCATAAATAATTGTATAAGGCAAATATTCAAATAAAACATAGTGATAAAAAGCCGTTAAAATAACCACATTTAATAATAAAGTATTGATTATCAACTCTTTATAGTTTGTGATTTTTGGTAAAAACTTTCCCTCATAATATGTTATAGCAAAAAGCACAGCACTCAAACTTGCAATTACTAAAGCCAACTCTTGAACAAAAAAACTAATTTCAAATAGTTTGCTGTAAGTTACTATATAAAGCAAAGAAAAAACCTGCATAAAACAGTAACTTATATAAAAAATCTCTTTTGAGTACAAATATCTAACAAAAGTATAAACTACAGTCATAATCAATATTCCAAAAGTAATACCATAGAATAAAATTGTATTTATATCAGACATCTATTTTATAACCACTATTTGTAAGATTCAAAATCAAATCCTTTGGGATTTTTGTTTTTAGATTTTTAACCAAAGTTTTCAAAGCATCTTTTGTCATAACAGAATCAACCCAAACATAGTTTTCAATCTCTTCATAACTTACATATCTATTTTTATTTTTTATAAGAAGTTCTAAAAACAAAATCTCTTTTGCTCTTAGTTTTATTATTTCATCTTTTATCACTAAATTTTTATTAAAAGTATCAAAATAACAATTCTCATCTAGTTTTACAATATTTGAATTATCCTCTTGCAAAGAGTTCACGCATAAAAACAAAGCCTCTTCAAACTCTTTTTCTTTTACAGGTTTTACAAGATATTTCACAAGCTGTAATTCAATGGCTTTTAATAAATAATCTTTATCACAAAAAGCTGTGATAATTATAATTTGAGTTTTTTTATCTTTTTCTCTTATTCTTTTTACAAATTCCAAACCATTTAATTTAGGCATTTGAATATCTGTGATTATAATATCGGGTTGATATTTTTCATATAATTGTAAAGCAACAATGGCATCACTTGCCGCATAAATTTGCTCAAAAAAATTCTCTAAAAATTCAACACCATTTTCTCTTGCTATTTCATCATCTTCAACATACAAAATTTTTATATTTTTATTTATATTTTTTAACATTTTGCATTATATCTTATATATGATTATGATAAAATTCCCCTATGAGAGAATATAAAACACAAACAAAAGAAACGATAATTACTACAACATTTTCTACACCTTTAGGAGAAATGTTCGCAGCTGCTTCCCAAAAAGGTATTGTAATACTAACTTTTTTTACACCTTTTAACATTGAAGCAAAAATTCAAACTCTAAAAACTACACTTGATTCAGATATAGTTCCTGGAAATTGTG
Coding sequences within:
- a CDS encoding glycosyl hydrolase; this encodes MGKKIFLTLISVTVAIFFWYFVGEKTILKDDSNSFSKLQCVSYAPFGKDESPFLFDSGLVISEELVKKDLKLLSKYTDCIRTYSTLGLEMIPKIARENNLQMLMGAWVSKDEKQTKDELDTLIKLANENADIVKAVIVGNEVLLRGDVSDKKLYEYIKQIKEALPNTKVTYADVWEYWVKYPHIKDVTDFVTIHILPYWEDEPMNIHESIEHLASVREEVEGILKTSNILIGETGWPSEGRSREDAMPSKINQALFVRDFVKLAEEKNWDYNIIEAVDQPWKRVSEGAVGGFWGLFDKDRLDKNVFAGDVSNFPNYKYLAFGSILLIILFSLLLKNSEVSTKKLLQFTIINTLFAILYMLQVEQYNIIARNNLEGTWAILLLITQIFVYYFMLSHILKPKRIDVIPSVFFYLSAFFAFILSMNLAFNGRYENFEIYGFIILAISFLWLYSTQYEKLNFGKFEKALSLVLVLSSILIVYNETFLNIFSNIWVIIALIFAYILNKGAKNIGLCDLKQVSIYTLIFAAIFVAFKLGFVSNKELAIACNLDSNSLSCSVKDFMGASIYFGYVGLITIIFAIIAFVVNKKSFSIIALFLSIGSLILSNTFLGAISFMIAIYLLTKEDIKNLQ
- a CDS encoding DUF4412 domain-containing protein, coding for MGKISVVFTLLVLGFVDLFANSNRYDIKSGIVEYEIVGNVQGSESGNTLSGTSKLYFKDFGTLELVDEKIVQTNMGEKEEERTISKIVNNKMLTVDFNDEVIYSQSLALDEENPVQNIKNYESFVQMGAKNLGTENILGYKCDVWQLGEDKIWIHNSVPLKLITKSLGITQTQEAKFAVFNVDIKNDKFKLPAFPVKAIEEIIGQEGEYIPSGD
- the ccoG gene encoding cytochrome c oxidase accessory protein CcoG — protein: MTYAKKRYLIYFISTLFIMTLPFITINGNHILLLSFDKLQFHFIGNVYSVSELYIMPFLLMFLFIGIFAITSMFGRVWCGWACPQTIFRVIYRDLIESTILDLRKINNKQKDIDYNKKSNQIKKYISLILWGIISLIISCNFMLYFVPPEDFFVYIQNPAEHSFMIIFILSVALFLIYDIVFMKENFCVYVCPYSRIQSVLYDDNTKQVTYDFNRGGKVYENGAKSIFKIKQWSNNEECTTCEACVKVCPTHIDIRKGLQVECINCLECSDACSTVMGKLNKESLINWGSTNKVLNKKNVSIFSKKNMTYFVSLFLSIFLAFYFSLEKENFLVNVNKTTELYKQNEEGIISNNYILTIHNTQDKDYVFDIKLIENKDFKIKRFESVKLKAGEKTKQVLILETTTDFNKLKNKPSKISIEIFTNEDEKVKVTRQIAFFYPKN
- a CDS encoding sensor histidine kinase, which codes for MSDINTILFYGITFGILIMTVVYTFVRYLYSKEIFYISYCFMQVFSLLYIVTYSKLFEISFFVQELALVIASLSAVLFAITYYEGKFLPKITNYKELIINTLLLNVVILTAFYHYVLFEYLPYTIIYAILFISIIFNLKQGFKPTLIYVIGWSVFCILLFIFDFKNFYNQRGYFDLVLLVFAIEAMLFTISIAYKYNDLKVQNKNFEKLVLQQSKFVKSGEMIANITHQFRQPLNNISYILMNLKKRFENKNLDESYFDKKVFQANEQLNFLSKTIDDFKEFYTVSKEKEIFSVKDAILNATTILSADLKTYNIELETKFETFEEVKIFGVKSELSQVLIAIISNSIDVLKSKKNPKIKIEVFSSSAEVIIKLADNGGGIKAKNLKKIFEPYFSTKEEGTGIGLYLSKMIIEESFGGKILVENKKEGVLFSLFIEKAL
- a CDS encoding response regulator transcription factor, whose protein sequence is MLKNINKNIKILYVEDDEIARENGVEFLENFFEQIYAASDAIVALQLYEKYQPDIIITDIQMPKLNGLEFVKRIREKDKKTQIIIITAFCDKDYLLKAIELQLVKYLVKPVKEKEFEEALFLCVNSLQEDNSNIVKLDENCYFDTFNKNLVIKDEIIKLRAKEILFLELLIKNKNRYVSYEEIENYVWVDSVMTKDALKTLVKNLKTKIPKDLILNLTNSGYKIDV